One Exiguobacterium sp. BMC-KP genomic window, AAAGAAAGAGCCGATGAAGATGACGAGCGGGAAAAACATATAAAATCCATACGTTCGAACGAACGCAAGGACATATCCGTAAATCAAAAGCAGTAAAGCGGCGACTTGTGTCAAAATCCAAATCCTTCTTCGAAAAAGCGAACGCGAACGGACTGGTCGATCTGGACGAAAGCGGTAGATGGCCAGAACGGTGGCAATCAGTAAAACAAGGAAGGCTCCACCAATCAAGGCGAGAATCGCATAAAACGATAGTTCAAACTCGATCGGCGGCAAGAACATGATTTTGACAACAGATAATAACAACATCTTCGTCAAGACATTTCCAAGTACCATCCCCGCTGTGATGGCTAGACCACCAACGATCAAGACCTCAATTAAAAAATATTTCAGGAAGTGTGACAATCCACTACCGAGTGTCCGCATCGTCCGGAGATCATTCTTGCGATGCTCAAGCATCGTATACGTCGTCGAGTAGATGAACAGGATACTAAAGAATAAGATGATCAGTTCCGCGATGAATACGAATAATATCGTCATCTCGATGACTTGGTTCAATTGACTGAGTATCTTCGCAACGTTTTGAAACGATCCGTTCGTCAACAAGTTCCAATAACTCGTGACGATCGTCATCGCGATAATAATCGTCAAAGCATACCCATAGTACAATCGCTGGTAGCGTCGGATGTTACGTAGGGCGTATTGCAGATAATTGATGCTCATCCCCTCCTAACAGCGATAGTGATTCAATGACGCGTTGGAAAAAGACACGACGTGGCTCATCGCGGAATAACTCGGTTTGCACACTACCGTCTTTTAAGAATAGGACATGATTACAATACGAGGCGACTTGCGGATCATGCGTCACGATCACCATCGTCATCCCCGTCGCGTTTAGCTCAGCTAACACATCCATGACATGTTTCGTCGCTTGGAAATCAAGCGCTCCCGTCGGTTCATCTGCGAGCATCAGACGAGGTGTATGAATCAAGGCGCGACCGATCGCCGTCCGTTGTCGTTGTCCGCCACTGACTTCATCGACCTGCTTATCGAGCAGATCATCAATTTGTAAGCGCCGTGCCAATTCCTCCATCTCTTCGCGTGCAAGTTTTGCTTTCTTCCCAGACAACATCAATGGAACAAGCATATTCTCACCAAGCGTCAAGGAGTCGAGTAAATTAAATTCCTGAAAGATGATCCCAAGCGTCTCGCGTCGAAAACGCGTCATCTCTTTTCGCTTGAATGTCGCCGTATCGACACCATCAATCAGAATCGATCCCCAGCTTGGCTCATCAAGTGTCGCAAGCAAGTTGATTAGTGTCGATTTGCCACTACCGGATGGACCCATGACCGCGACCATCTCGCCTTCTTCGACTCGAAAATTCACATCCGTCAGCGGTTGCTCCGTCACCTTTCCGGGATACACCTTCCCCAATTGTTTGACCTCAATCATGTGTGCGACCTCCTACTAATCGAATCCGGCATGTCGTGCCGACACCTTCCTCACTTTCAAGTTCAATCTCGTGCCCAAGCTTCAAGCAGACTTGCTGTACGAAATACAATCCCATCCCGGTCGATTCGCCGTAACGTCGTCCGTTCTCACCAGTAAAGAACGCATTGAAAACGCGTGGTACGTCTCGTTTAGGGATACCGACGCCGTCATCCCGAATCGAAAGAACGACTTGTCCTTTTATCTCTTCTGCTGTCAGGACGACTTCTCGTCCGTGTCCCGTCGTATACTTAATCGCGTTCGTCACGAGTTGTAAGACGAGGAAACGAAACCACTTTGCATCCGTATAGACATACACATCCTCTGCGATGTCGAGTTTCGGAAAGACCTGATTTTTAACGAACAATCGCTTTTCCTGATTGATGATGCTCGTGATGAGCGGCTTTAATGACAATTGCTCTGCCTTCAAGTCCGTCTCGATTGCTTCTAAACGCGACGAATAGAGCATCTGATCGAGTCCACTGCGCAACCGATCGACCTCTTGCCGTAAATCCGCTTGATAGTTCTCCCCAGGATGTTCGAGGATCAGCTCGATGACGGATAAGGGCGTCTTCATCTGATGAATCCATTGATCCACATACCGATGCCGCTCCTTTTCCTTGCGGCGCTCAGCGAACAAACTGTTCCGGAACAGTGTCTGTTGTCGCTCTAAAAATTGTTCAACGGCAACGGAAATCGGTTCTTCGCTATCACTGCGAATCGGTTCTGCAACCGACTGAACAGGCTGTTGCATTCGTCGAAGCAGCGGTAGCATGCTGAAGAAACGATAACTGAGATAAATCAACAGACCGATACTGTTCAAGAGCACGATATAGAAGAAGGCTGCCGGACGATACAGATCATAGAGCCATAAGACGGCATATAAAATCAGCATCTGTCCGGTAAAGAAGATGATGCCTGGTATCGCGTGCCGTAAAAAGAGCTTCATTGCTCAAGAACCAGTTTGTAGCCGACACCCCGAACGGTCTCGAGACCCCCGACACCAATCTCAGCGAGTCGTTTGCGGACGCGCGTGATATTGACGTTCAATGTATTCTCATCGACGAATGCCTCGTCATCCCAAATTCGTTCGAGTAAATCTCCCCGACTGACGATCCGTGGACTTGCCGTCAACAACATCTCAAGAATCAATCCTTCTTTTTTCGACAGTTCGATCGATTGTTCTCCATACTCGACGATATAACGGTCTAAGTACAGCGTGACACCCTCTTTCGTCACCGTCCGTTCATCCGTTTCATTCGATAAGGTACCATATGCCCGGCGAATCTGACTTTTAATTTTCGCAATGACGACTGCACCTTGGAACGGTTTGACAATATAGTCATCGGCACCATATTCGAGCGCCATAACTTGATCCATTTCCCCGACCCGTGCCGAGATGAACAGAATGGGTGCTCGTGTCTTCATCCGCAATTGTCGGCACCAATAGAAGCCGTCAAACTTCGGTAAGTTGACGTCTAGTAGAATGACGTCTGGATTCGCCTCCTCATACGTCGCCACGACGTCCCCTCGTCCATCTTCAACGACTACTCTAAAATCGTAACGTTCAAGCAGTTCCTTCAATAATGTAGC contains:
- a CDS encoding ABC transporter ATP-binding protein — protein: MIEVKQLGKVYPGKVTEQPLTDVNFRVEEGEMVAVMGPSGSGKSTLINLLATLDEPSWGSILIDGVDTATFKRKEMTRFRRETLGIIFQEFNLLDSLTLGENMLVPLMLSGKKAKLAREEMEELARRLQIDDLLDKQVDEVSGGQRQRTAIGRALIHTPRLMLADEPTGALDFQATKHVMDVLAELNATGMTMVIVTHDPQVASYCNHVLFLKDGSVQTELFRDEPRRVFFQRVIESLSLLGGDEHQLSAIRPT
- a CDS encoding sensor histidine kinase yields the protein MKLFLRHAIPGIIFFTGQMLILYAVLWLYDLYRPAAFFYIVLLNSIGLLIYLSYRFFSMLPLLRRMQQPVQSVAEPIRSDSEEPISVAVEQFLERQQTLFRNSLFAERRKEKERHRYVDQWIHQMKTPLSVIELILEHPGENYQADLRQEVDRLRSGLDQMLYSSRLEAIETDLKAEQLSLKPLITSIINQEKRLFVKNQVFPKLDIAEDVYVYTDAKWFRFLVLQLVTNAIKYTTGHGREVVLTAEEIKGQVVLSIRDDGVGIPKRDVPRVFNAFFTGENGRRYGESTGMGLYFVQQVCLKLGHEIELESEEGVGTTCRIRLVGGRTHD
- a CDS encoding response regulator transcription factor codes for the protein MHTILLVEDDMKIATLLKELLERYDFRVVVEDGRGDVVATYEEANPDVILLDVNLPKFDGFYWCRQLRMKTRAPILFISARVGEMDQVMALEYGADDYIVKPFQGAVVIAKIKSQIRRAYGTLSNETDERTVTKEGVTLYLDRYIVEYGEQSIELSKKEGLILEMLLTASPRIVSRGDLLERIWDDEAFVDENTLNVNITRVRKRLAEIGVGGLETVRGVGYKLVLEQ